In Spartobacteria bacterium, the DNA window TCGTATCCCAAAACACCAACGGTGTTGCGGAACCCAGCTTAGGATTGGCGTGTTTGCCTACTCTGGGAATCATATGGCAATCAATAATCAACTCTGAATGGGTCGAAGACGCCCCTTTCGATTTTTCCAGGGTAGCGGCGCCGCAACCCCGGACTGTGAGCCGAAACACCTGTGGGTGGTGTTTTTGAGCGACAAGCATCTTGTGACGGGAATCCAATCTACGGCGCATTTTACCATCATAATGAGAATTGCCATATTTGAAACTTTTTTTGCGGGTAAAACACCGCGTATCACGGGTGCAGGGCTGTCTGTCGGCAGTAATGAATTATTTTCCTTGCTCAGATTTATTGGGGTCTAGATAATTACGGCCATGATACAGAGTGGGATTTTATTTTTTAGACGCTGGGGAAAGCTCATATGGGGCGTTGCTGTTTTTTTTCTGTTTGGATGGCATCTAAATGATGTCGCTATAGTCAATCAGCAGAGTGAAAGGATTGTCGCACCGGTAAGTTCTGCCCTAATTTCGATTGGAACATCATTTTTTCCGAATGCATCGACAGTGCTTTCTCATACCAATGATTGGTCATGGGATGATGTTGTGGATGAAGGGGGACAGTTGCTGGGTTACATTTTAACAGGGCCGGCACCGGATGCACGTATACGTGGTTATGCCGGAGCGGTTCCGATCGCTGTGGGTATATCTGAAGGTGGAAGGGTGACGGGGGTGCGTTTTCTGGCAAATCGTGAAACCCCGGGATTTGTCCGCAGGGTCGCATCTGCGGGACTGCTAAAACGATGGGACGGCATGTCCATTACGGGGATTCCGGAAAAAGTGGATGCTGTTTCAGGGGCGACGTATACCAGTATGGCTGTGATTCGCGGCGTTGAAGACGTTTTATCTCGGGCCTCGCAGGTTCTTCCATCGATTGCCGGCTCTTCGTCAGGAAGTGGTGCAGATGATTCCTCAACCTATGAATGGTTTGATGCTTGTATTGCTCTGGCGGGGTTCGCAATGGCTGGCTTGCGTTACAAAAAACCAGTGCTGTTTTCTGGAGTATGGCTGTTTGCATATCGCGTGCTGATTATAGGTGTTTTTGGGGTAGTGCTACAGTCCATGCTTTCCATGGCAGTTCTGGCGGGTTGGCTGCGGGAGCCCGAGGCTGCATTACGGCATGGGGCGGTGCTTTGTATGGCGGGTCTGACGCTGGTGGTTGGGCTTTTGTCAGGTAAAAATATTTATTGTCGATTGTTGTGCCCTTATGGTCAGGCGCAGGACGTGGCTGCTTCGTTGGTGAGGCATCGCCCATCGAAAAGTCCGCAGTGGATGCGGCGGCTATTTTCGTGGCTTCGGCTAGGTGTCATCAGTTGGGTCGCGATTTCTCTGTGGTTTGGTTTTGTGTGTGATTATTCTGCTCTCGAACCTTTTACAGCCTTTCACCCGGGGAGTGCTTCCATCGGTTCGCTGGTGCTGGGAGCGGGATTTCTTCTTGTGTCCATTTTTTACCCGCGATTATGGTGTGCGAGTCTTTGCCCTACGGGTTGGCTGGTACGGTTGCTGACGATCAGGTCGTCGCGAAAAGGGGCTTAGTCCACGTGATCTGACGGATGTAAGAAAAGACAACGCGTGTCGATTAAAATGGCAGACTTTGCCTTTTGTCCTGACGGAGCTTCTTTTTGATGTAGGGATTTGCACGTGATGAATATTAAAGTTTATTCTGAATGAAGTACAAAATGTGGGGTTAATCACAGATTGCAGTGCCCGCATTTAGGATGTTGGATCATTCTTTCCTGCAAAGAAAAAATTACCCGGTGAGTGTAAAATGCATCCTGTGGCATGACCTCTGCTTATAGCCAATTGCCCGTAAATGGAGAAATGAAGGGCGACAGAGACATAGAAAGCAGGGAGTAAATTATGCAAGTCTATAACAATTCAACTGCGTTTGGCGTGTGGAGACACTACAATGCAAATGTGACATCGATGCGAACGTCTATGGGGAAACTATCCTCCGGACTGCGCATCAACACAGCAGGTGATGATCCATCTGGTCTAGCCATCAGCGAGCGCTTACGTATGCAATATCGTAATACATCGGCGGCCGCCGGCAATGTGGAAAATAAGATCAATTACCTGCAGACGGCAGATTCATGGATGCAGAAAATACATGATATGCTTGGTCGCATGGCAGAACTATCCATTATGGCCAATGATGGCACAAAGAGTCAGGTTGACCGGAATAACCTGCAGAAGGAATTCCGTCAGATGCAGGATGAAGTCACTCGTATCACCAGTGGAGCAACCGCATCCGGTAAGTTTAACGGATTGTACCTGTTCCGTGGCGGCGACGGCGTGGCGGTCTTAAGTGGTGATAAAGTTCATGGCGGTTCGGTTCCCGGCATGGCTGTCAGCCTTCAAATCGGGCCAGACAGCAACATGACGTTCAAGGAAGAACCTATCAATCTGACCGCAACCAATTTTGGAGCAATCGGTTCCTATTGCAAATACTCCTACGGATCTGTCAGCATGACTCTCCTTGGGTCTGGCGGCGGTCCCCGTGTTGTCCATTGGGCCAGTGTGATCTCTTCACATCACCTGAGTATTGCAACCCAGTCTATAGCCCAGGGGGCTACGGACAAATTGAACATTGCTATTGACTATATAAGTTCCAAGAGGGCAGTGCTTGGAGCTGAAATGAAGCGAATGGAACAAACCTTGAGCGGACTTCGTAGCTACGAAGAGAATGCCCGTTCGACAGAGAGTCGTATCCGTGACGTGGATGTGGCCTTAGAAACAACCCAGTTTTCTAAGTACCAGATCCTTGTACAGATCGGAACGGCGATGATGGCTCAGGCCAACGCTCTGCCCCAAGGTGTGATGCAATTGCTTGGTTAATCTATCCCTGCTGCTGTTTTGCCCGGCCCTTCTCCAGGCCGGGCATTTTTTTTGCCCTGATTTTGTTTGCTGTTTTGTTGCATAAACAAACAGGAGTTGAAGAAATAAACAGCATAGGTCGTTCCATCGGCATTTTATTCCCTGAATCAGTCGAAAAACGCTGTTTTTCACCCCGCTTTTTACTATATCTATATAAGACATACGCATGGCACGCGCACTGCTTGTACACAAGTATTCAAATGAGCAGCAAGGAGTACCTTATGAAACAGCATAATGACATACTGGAAATAGATACCATGGAGGAGCTGACCACGCATTGTCTTGATCAGTCGCTAGAGGGGTTGGAAGAGTTGCGTCGCGACAGTATTGATTGTGGCAATGCGTTATTGATAGGACAGCCGGATGGTTTTTCCATGTTCGCCACATTGTGCGACCAGCTGAGGGCTTTTTATGTTTTTGAGAGCGATGTGCGATCTTTCTTTATGCTCGACACCGAGACGCTGCGCGATCGCCAGGGAACTCTGAAGGAAACGGAAGACGAATTTGAATCCGTATTGATGGGGGTCATTCCCGGCATGCTCGAAGTGGAAAATCTCAATGGTGTTGCAGAGCACTTGTGTATAACGCTTCCGGGCATTATTGATCGTTTTCAGGATCTCCTCCCCACGTTGCGCAACTACATCGAAGACGAATATATTCAGCCAGAAAAAGGGTAATGAATAACATGAATACGGGGTTGCAGCTACGTCTGAATGCACTGGAGAAAATTCAACCGGTGGCCGCCAAATTTATTCGGAAGGTAACCGGCTTTGGAGTGGTCGCCGATCCCCGGTGGCAACAACGTGCGCCAGCAGAAGAAATCGCACGCTGGGCGCGTGATGAACGTAGTGTGAATCGAGCAGAATGCGTTGTTATTTTGGGCGCGCTGACACCCGTTGAGTTTTCGTTGCTGGTGCAGCAGGCCGGTGAACGGATTCGTTTTATCGTGTTGGAAGTCGATGCCGCCAAAGCCCTCGCATTTTTTCAGTCCAATCTGATTGAAAGCATCCTGAATGCTAAGCAGCTGGGGATCGTCTTTGGTAAGGACAAAGAGCAGACGCGCCGTCAATTTTATGAACTTTATAATCCGCTCTGGTCACCCGTGCTCACCATTGTGGATACCGGGCGCAACACGCCGGACGCCTCGGCCTACTACATGCGTATTTTAAGTGGTATTCGCGATGAATTACGACTGGATATATTCAATATCGGCACGCTTGTCTGCAAAGGGCCGCTCTGGCAGTTCAATACGATCAAGAATATTCCCTATATCGTTGATCATCCCGGAATTAATGCGTTGAAACATCTTTTTGAGGGACGGCCTGCTATTGTTGCCGGTGCTGGCCCATCGTTGAATGAAGCACTTCCCTACATGAAGGATTATGCTGATTCATTTGTAATTATTTCGACAGGAACCGCACT includes these proteins:
- a CDS encoding FMN-binding protein — encoded protein: MIQSGILFFRRWGKLIWGVAVFFLFGWHLNDVAIVNQQSERIVAPVSSALISIGTSFFPNASTVLSHTNDWSWDDVVDEGGQLLGYILTGPAPDARIRGYAGAVPIAVGISEGGRVTGVRFLANRETPGFVRRVASAGLLKRWDGMSITGIPEKVDAVSGATYTSMAVIRGVEDVLSRASQVLPSIAGSSSGSGADDSSTYEWFDACIALAGFAMAGLRYKKPVLFSGVWLFAYRVLIIGVFGVVLQSMLSMAVLAGWLREPEAALRHGAVLCMAGLTLVVGLLSGKNIYCRLLCPYGQAQDVAASLVRHRPSKSPQWMRRLFSWLRLGVISWVAISLWFGFVCDYSALEPFTAFHPGSASIGSLVLGAGFLLVSIFYPRLWCASLCPTGWLVRLLTIRSSRKGA